A segment of the Ignavibacteriota bacterium genome:
CGCCCTCCGCTTCGCTCCGGGCTCCGTTCTGTCGTCCCTTCGCTTCGCTCCGGGCTCCGTTCTGTCGTCCCTTCGCTTCGCTCGGGCTCTGTGGAAAGTAGCAACGTGGAAAGTAGACACGTGGATCGTAGGAACGTGGAACGTTGATACGTGTTACGTGTTACGTTCTCCCGCCCTTCGCTGCGCTCGGGCTCCGTTGAAGGTAGCAACGTTGAAAGTAGCCACGTTGATCGTGGAACGTTGAACATGCGACGTGTTACGTGTTACGTTCTGTCGCCCTTCGCTGCGCTCGGGCTCCGTTGAAAGTAGCAACGTTGATCGTAGAAACGTGGAACGTGGAAACGTGGAACGTGGAAACGTGGAACGTGGATACGTGTTACGTGTTACGTCCTGTCGCCTTTCGCTGCGCTCCGGGCTCTGTTGAAAGTAGCAACGTGGAAAGTAGACACGTGATCCGTAGAAACGTGGAACGTGGAACGTGGATACGTGTTACGTGTTACGTTCTGTTCCTGTGTCGAACACCCAGTATACGAGGAACAACGTGTTGCGACGGGTTGTGGCGGTGGTGAGCTGTACGTGATATACGCCGGGGGGATAGGTGCGGAGGGAGATGGTGGATGTGGTGCTCGCACCGGATTGTGCGGGGTTTGTTGACCTCCGGTGCAGAATGCGGCCGTGGAGGTCCGAAATCACAAGCTCGACGGGAGCCGCCGCGGAATACACGATGGACACCTGCTCACGGGCGGGATAGAGTGTTGCGCGAAGAAAACAGCACACAGAAGGAACGGAGGAAGCGGAGGTTTTTTCTTGCGGCCTTCGGCCGCTGTCCCGCTGTCCCGCTCTCCCGCTCTCCCGCTGTCCCGCTGTCCCGCTGTCCCGCTCTCCCGCCTCAGGGTCGCGGACGGGCGAAGCGGTAGCCGAGCCAGGCACACGGGAAGTATGCGATAGCGAGATCCAGCACGACGAACCAGGCGGGTGCCGGTATCATGGTTGCCGCCAGAATGCCGCCGATAAAAAAGAACGCACCCACGATCATCGCTCCGAGCAGTTTTCGCTGCTCCGTGACGCGCGCGGCGATAAACGCGCCCGCGAGTGTTCCGAGCGCATGTGCGAGCAGAGGAAAGATGTAGTGGCCGGGTCCCAGCAGAGGCAGCGCGGCACGTATGCCCTCGGGGGTGTTCATGTCGGCACCCGGAGGCGGAGGCACAACAACACCACCGAGCATAACAAGCGCCATGTTGACAATACTGCCCAGCACAAGACCGAGCACGATGGCGAGGATAAGGCGTAGAACAAGCATGGTGCGGTTCTCCTGAATTGGTTACGGTGGCTGAAAGTAACAAAGTTGTAGGATCGGTGCACGTTACACGTTACACGTTGAAAGTAGCAAGGTACACGACCGTCTGATTGTTGACCTCAGAATAAAAAGTACTCCCTACTCCCCACTCCCCACTCCCTACTCGCTCTTGCTTTTCATCCGCACAACATGTATCATATGGTTAGACATTTATCTAATCACATGATACCGCCAATCCACGCACCGACCCGTTGTATGCACCTCGACATGGACACATTTTTTGTGTCGGTCGAGCGTCTGCTTGATCCCGCGCTGATCGGGCGGCCGGTGATTGTGGGCGGATCGCCGTATCAGCGCGGCGTGGTGGCGGGCTGTTCGCGCGAGGCGCGTCTGTACGGCATACACTCGGCGATGCCGCTGCGGCGGGCGTACGAGCTGTGTCCGGAGGCCGTGTTCCTGCATCCCAACTTCACCCATTACGCCGAGTACTCCGAACGTGTCGCCGAGCTGCTTGCCGACGCGGTGCCCGTGCTCGAGAAGGCCTCGATCGACGAGTTCTACCTCGACCTCAGCGGCTGCGACCGCGCGCTCGGCGACGAAAACACATGGACGAGCCGCCTGAAACGCGACATCACCGGCGAGCTGCACCTGCCGCTCACCTACGGCGTGGCGCGCAACAAACTCGTCGCAAAAGTGGCCACCACCGTCGGGAAACGCGCGGGCGACCTGCGCGTGCCCGCCG
Coding sequences within it:
- a CDS encoding T9SS type A sorting domain-containing protein — translated: MCCFLRATLYPAREQVSIVYSAAAPVELVISDLHGRILHRRSTNPAQSGASTTSTISLRTYPPGVYHVQLTTATTRRNTLFLVYWVFDTGTERNT